Proteins co-encoded in one Longimicrobiaceae bacterium genomic window:
- the rplT gene encoding 50S ribosomal protein L20, producing the protein MPRVKTNVARLRRKNQILKEAKGFFGRRKNLYKTAKEAVERAWRYSYRDRKNRKREFRKLWIVRINAAARQNDLSYSRFMNGLKLAGIEIDRKNLADLAVRDPNAFEQLATAAKAKLG; encoded by the coding sequence ATGCCCCGCGTTAAGACCAACGTCGCGCGCCTGCGCCGCAAGAACCAGATCCTCAAGGAGGCGAAGGGGTTCTTCGGCCGCCGCAAGAACCTGTACAAGACCGCCAAGGAGGCCGTCGAGCGCGCCTGGCGGTACTCGTACCGCGACCGCAAGAACCGCAAGCGCGAGTTCCGCAAGCTGTGGATCGTCCGCATCAACGCGGCCGCCCGGCAGAACGACCTCTCGTACTCCCGCTTCATGAACGGGCTCAAGCTCGCCGGGATCGAGATCGACCGGAAGAACCTCGCGGACCTCGCCGTGCGCGACCCGAACGCCTTCGAGCAGCTTGCCACCGCCGCCAAGGCGAAGCTGGGCTGA